A window of Calliopsis andreniformis isolate RMS-2024a chromosome 3, iyCalAndr_principal, whole genome shotgun sequence contains these coding sequences:
- the LOC143177488 gene encoding tyrosine-protein phosphatase 10D-like: MYSVGTEYNATNLAPCTQYTFTIRIMEDMNLEVSINATTDYNITEIGNVRNLKRNQTTNTISLSWKPPETYPTCVKNYLITQCSTECNEIVVEGTNYTAVNLKPCREYSFAIQTVSNVVTSDGLNFTAKTNSQKPSEPLFPRVVEVGAFSLTVDWQLPEQGAMCIKHYYVIVAPQTIIKQTNETKITIDGLYACTFYNISVYAVDEDNNEGEMITVNSRTASSVSQPPILNTNETLPSINNISLSWKIEKGDNNCSLISLITMCNYTESNGHGYDLVNGEQREFINSHIHDEFLIVNATVGRISPYTRYTCWAYIVNEAGESNTSKLFNITTLEDIPSAPVFSVENVTQSDFVFVWEAPNYLAGKLSEFEITFESEEHFPVPDCCSKKLSESIIYVNESIFSLKYLEATAYTDYTAKIRAKTGAGWGNYSEYLRFQTPAGVPGIVTNFSYSITKNENNTNILDTILTWGLPCSLNGVIEYFNISVHGTRSSYAPHSFSIKKYVPAEIANNEIFIINLKQLKGEYNYTFEVFTKVYEVQDLGVPASYNILYPAGIPPQPEEEYIKSITIDPSKAKRSTTSATILLPLFPDTEGEVIYYSIIVARAEFNIASSTRFNLNNRTWPNISSWEEAMLQDFTVPYQATRVWWNPYPNYVADYGDMKAVKYTLGEDTNCEEISSNTKKRVYCNGPLKPNTWYHVRMRAFTRDGYADSKIFLIKTNAEINIGLVSGVIFGILFLGILTTMMLLVRKCSPQVLLRRFLHSDMSGSPVPAPFTKKKFIAHCQQLSSNPGKLSNEFQLLQTLSVDLQMPANTAGLQANKKKNRYSDILPYDFSRVKLDVIDNDPNTDYINASFIKGYTGEDEYIACQGPKEETTFDFWRMVEQYNINIIVMLTQLVEKGKEKCHQYFPVIRETFSYENMTIKCTSELDYRSYTQRTLVLQKENKKRNIIHLHFKDWPDHDVPEDFDPMIHFCQVIRRNILANKGYIVIHCSAGIGRTGTLIAIDILLQHLRDNRKLDVFGTVYRLRHHRINMVQKESQYAYIYNCIKQVLKNPYCLKTYKPPPMDPLNENTSKKSKVVSNSNSNLNSSSSSNPNPNLVNNFEICT; encoded by the exons GAATACAACGCAACTAATTTAGCACCATGCACTCAATACACATTTACTATAAGAATTATGGAAGATATGAATTTAGAAGtctctataaatgcaacaacagaTTACAACA TTACTGAAATTGGAAatgttagaaatttgaaaagaaaCCAAACAACTAACACGATTAGCCTAAGTTGGAAACCACCAGAAACGTATCCAACATGTGTGAAAAATTATTTGATCACCCAGTGTTCAACAGAATGCAATGAAATTGTAGTTGAAGGCACAAACTACACAGCAGTAAATCTGAAGCCATGCAGGGAATATTCTTTTGCAATCCAAACTGTTTCAAATGTAGTTACATCTGATGGTTTGAACTTTACAGCAAAAACAAATTCACAGA AACCCAGTGAGCCTCTGTTTCCCAGAGTTGTGGAAGTTGGTGCCTTTTCCTTAACTGTTGACTGGCAACTACCAGAACAAGGAGCAATGTGCATTAAGCACTATTATGTTATTGTTGCTCCACAAACAATAATAAAGCAAACAAATGAAACGAAAATAACAATAGATGGTTTATATGCATGTACTTTTTATAACATCTCTGTTTATGCAGTAGATGAAGATAATAACGAAGGAGAGATGATTACTGTAAATTCTAGAACAGCATCAAGTG taTCGCAACCACCAATTTTAAATACTAATGAAACTTTGCCTTCAATAAATAACATATCACTTTCATGGAAAATTGAAAAGGGTGATAATAACTGTAGCCTGATATCTCTTATAACTATGTGCAACTATACAGAATCCAATGGACATGGCTATGATCTGGTGAATGGCGAACAACGAGAATTTATAAATTCCCACATTCATGATGAGTTTCTTATTGTAAATGCAACTGTTGGTCGTATCAGTCCGTACACAAGATATACATGTTGGGCATATATCGTCAATGAAGCAGGAGAGAGTAATACAAGCAAATTGTTCAACATAACAACATTAGAGGATA tacCATCTGCACCTGTATTTAGTGTTGAAAACGTAACACAGTCAGATTTTGTGTTTGTATGGGAAGCACCAAATTATTTAGCAGGAAAACTATCTGAATTTGAAATTACATTTGAGTCAGAGGAACATTTTCCTGTGCCAGATTGCTGTAGTAAAAAATTATCAGAAAGCATTATATATGTGAATGAATCTATATTCAGTCTTAAATATTTAGAAGCAACTGCATACACAGATTATACAGCAAAAATTAGAGCAAAAACAGGTGCTGGTTGGGGAAATTATAGTGAATATTTAAGATTTCAAACGCCAGCTGGAG TCCCTGGAATAGTAACAAATTTTTCGTATTCAATTACAAAGAAtgaaaataatacaaatattttggACACTATTTTAACATGGGGCCTTCCATGTTCTTTGAATGGAGTAATAGAGTACTTTAATATATCAGTACATGGAACTAGATCTAGTTATGCACCACATTCTTTTTCAATTAAAAAGTATGTACCAGCTGAAATTGCTAAcaatgaaatatttataattaatcTAAAACAGTTAAAGGGAGAATATAATTATACTTTTGAAGTATTTACCAAGGTTTATGAAGTACAGGACTTGGGAGTGCCAGCAAGTTACAACATTTTATATCCTGCTGGTA TTCCACCACAACCAGAAGAAGAATATATAAAATCTATAACTATAGATCCATCTAAAGCAAAAAGATCTACAACATCAGCCACTATTTTGCTTCCTTTATTTCCTGATACAGAAGGTGAAGTTATTTACTACTCTATCATAGTGGCAAGAGCTGAATTTAACATTGCATCAAGTACTagatttaatttaaataatcgCACATGGCCAAACATATCTTCCTGGGAAGAAGCTATGTTACAAGATTTTACAGTACCATACCAAGCTACTAGAGTGTGGTGGAATCCTTATC CAAATTATGTTGCTGATTACGGTGACATGAAAGCAGTGAAATATACACTTGGGGAAGACACAAATTGTGAAGAAATTTCATCTAATACTAAAAAGCGAGTTTATTGTAATGGACCTCTTAAACCAAATACATGGTATCATGTTAGAATGCGAGCATTTACTCGTGATGGATATGCTgattctaaaatatttttaataaaaacca ATGCTGAAATAAACATTGGACTTGTTAGTGGAGTCATTTTTGGTATTTTGTTTTTGGGAATCTTAACGACAATGATGTTACTAGTTCGTAAATGTTCACCACAAGT ATTACTACGaagatttctacattctgatatGTCTGGTTCACCAGTTCCTGCAccttttacaaaaaaaaaatttatAGCACATTGTCAGCAACTCAGTAGTAATCCTGGAAAGTTGAGCAATGAGTTTCAATTACTTCAAACTCTTAGTGTGGATTTACAAATGCCAGCAAACACTGCTGGTTTACAAGCAAACAAGAAGAAAAACAGATATTCTGATATTTTACCAT ATGATTTTTCAAGAGTTAAATTGGATGTAATTGATAATGACCCTAATACTGATTATATCAATGCATCATTTATCAAG GGCTACACTGGAGAAGATGAATATATAGCCTGTCAAGGTCCAAAAGAAGAAACAACATTCGATTTTTGGAGAATGGTAGAACAATATAATATCAACATCATAGTTATGTTAACTCAGTTAGTTGAAAAGGGCAAG gAAAAGTGCCACCAGTATTTTCCAGTAATTAGAGAAACTTTCAGCTATGAAAATATGACTATAAAGTGTACAAGTGAATTAGACTATAGATCTTACACACAAAGGACGTTAGTATTGCAAAAG gaaaacaaaaaaagaaatataatacATTTGCACTTTAAAGACTGGCCAGATCATGATGTTCCAGAAGATTTTGACCCAATGATTCATTTTTGTCAAGTTATACGTCGTAATATTTTAGCCAATAAAGGATATATTGTCATACACTGCAG TGCAGGAATTGGTCGAACCGGAACATTAATAGCAATAGATATACTTTTACAACATCTTCGTGACAACAGAAAATTAGATGTGTTTGGAACTGTGTACAGATTACGACACCATAGGATAAATATGGTACAAAAAGAA AGTCAATATGCTTATATATACAACTGCATAAAGCAAGTATTAAAGAATCCCTATTGTCTAAAAACCT ATAAACCACCTCCAATGGATCCACTCAATGAAAATACTTCCAAGAAATCAAAAGTAgtatcaaattcaaattcaaatttaaattcaagTTCAAGTTCAAACCCAAATCCAAATCTAGTCAACAATTTTGAGATATGTACATAA
- the Dim1 gene encoding thioredoxin-like protein Dim1, translated as MSYMLSHLHNGWQVDQAILSEEDRVVVIRFGHDWDPMCMKMDEVLYNIAEKVKNFAVIYLVDITQVPDFNKMYELYDPCTVMFFFRNKHIMIDLGTGNNNKINWTLEDKQEMIDIIETVYRGARKGRGLVVSPKDYSTKYRY; from the exons ATGTCTTATATGCTATCGCATCTCCACAACGGGTGGCAAGTGGATCAAGCAATTTTATCAGAAGAAGATAGAGTTGTT gTAATTAGATTTGGTCACGATTGGGATCCAATGTGTATGAAGATGGATGAGGTTTTGTACAATATAGCTGAAAAGGTTAAAAACTTTGCTGTTATTTATTTAGTCGATATCACACAAGTGCCTGACTTCAACAAAAT GTACGAGTTGTATGATCCATGCACAGTTATGTTCTTCTTTAGAAACAAGCATATAATGATTGATTTAGGAACAGGAAATAATAACAAAATAAATTGGACTCTAGAGGATAAACAAGAAATGATTGATATCATTGAAACTGTCTACAGAGGTGCTAGGAAAGGTAGAGGTTTGGTTGTTTCACCCAAAGATTATTCTACAAAATAtcgttattaa
- the Ugalt gene encoding UDP-galactose transporter codes for MKSIIIMNQPQQRNLQVLKYVSLITLTLQNAMVGLSMRYARTRSGDMFLSSTAVVMSEIVKLVTCLTIVFIEEGNFAKFLNSLKLTIINQPIDTLKVCVPSLLYIIQNNLLYVSASNLDAATYQVTYQLKILTTAFFAVVILRRSLRNTQWGAVVLLVIGVVLVQLAQNADTVLPSGIEQNHLLGFSAALSACFLSGYAGIYFEKILKDSDVSLWMRNVQLSLLSLPFGLITCFLTDGETLKKQSFFFGYDVFVCYLVVLQAGGGLIVAMVVKYADNILKGFATSLAIIISCIASIYLFDFKLTFQFSVGAILVICSIFLYGHQPKSTFVDKHSPTDKV; via the exons ATGAAaagtattataattatgaatCAACCACAGCAAA GAAATTTGCAAGTGTTGAAATATGTAAGTTTAATAACTCTCACATTACAAAATGCCATGGTTGGACTTAGTATGCGCTATGCGCGTACAAGATCAGGAGATATGTTCCTGTCCTCAACTG ctgTTGTTATGTCAGAGATTGTTAAACTTGTAACATGTTTAACAATAGTTTTCATTGAAGAAGGAAACTttgcaaaatttttaaattcattaaaattaaCAATTATAAACCAACCAATTGATACATTAAAAGTATGTGTACCATCACTTTTGTATATCATACAAAATAATCTTCTATATGTATCAGCATCTAATTTAGATGCAGCAACGTATCAG GTGACGtatcaattaaaaattttgacAACAGCATTCTTTGCTGTAGTAATACTGAGGAGATCATTAAGAAATACTCAATGGGGAGCTGTAGTATTATTGGTCATAGGAGTAGTATTAGTGCAATTAGCACAAAACGCAGATACTGTTTTGCCCTCTGGAATAGAGCAAAACCATTTACTTGGATTCTCAGCTGCGCTGAGTGCATGCTTCTTGTCTGGCTATGCTGGAATATATTTTGAGAAAATACTCAAAGATTCTGACGTATCACTGTGGATGAGAAACGTACAATTAAGTTTATTGTCATTACCCTTTGGATTGATTACATGCTTTTTGACTGATGGTGAAACTTTAAAAAAACAGAGTTTCTTTTTTGGCTATGACGTATTTGTCTGTTACTTAGTTGTTCTTCAAGCTGGAGGAGGTCTTATTGTTGCCATGGTAGTTAAATATGCAGATAATATACTTAAAGGTTTCGCCACATCCTTAGCTATAATAATTTCTTGTATAGCTTCTATATACCTCTTTGATTTTAAGTTAACTTTCCAGTTTTCTGTAGGTGCTATTTTAGTAATATGTTCAATTTTTCTATATGGACATCAACCAAAATCTACATTCGTTGATAAACATTCTCCTACTGATAAAGTCTGA